DNA from Desulfuromonas sp. AOP6:
TGGTTTCACTGACCCATTCTGGGGACAGTATTATTTGATCAGAAGTTTGACCACAGCCTGTCCATTCATTTTGCTTTCATCAACCGAGGATATCTGGGGTTCTATGACGAAGAGGCGTTCGGAGTCCACCTGACCGACGCCCGTCAGGTGTTCCAATGTACTGTTCGCCCGACCTATGGCGAGAAGACGCAGGTCTTCATCAGATATCTTCATGGTGTCGAGCAGAAAACTTTCTCTCTGTTCAAGAGTCTCAGCCGGCTCAGGCAGTGAAGAAGGCGTTTGAACCTTCTGAGCGTCCTGTGGCAAACTCTGCAGGGCCTGCCGATAGATCCGCTCCAGGTAAAAGGCGTACTCTTCCTCGCTGAGAGGGATATCCTCATCGGGTTTGCTGGTGTTTACCCGGGTCGATTTGAGTTTTTCCAGTTTGATCCGTTTAAGCAACTGTTTTTTGGCTAAGGCCCGACTATCCATCACGAGGTCCACCTGCCCGGCAAGATCCATTTTAAGGCCTGGCCGTTCAAGCAGTACATTCGCGACCAAGGGTAGCTTATCCAGGGCGGCCATGCCGAGACTGGTCTCACCCGGTTCAAAGGGGATATACTGCAAATCCTCGCCCTCGGGGATCAGGCTGCCGAGCAGGGCAAAGGGGCTTGTTGCCGCCTTGGTCATGAGGTTGACCAGAACCTGCAGAACGACCCCACCGACGCTGAACTCCGGGTCACTGAGATCCCCTCGCACGGGAATGTCCAGACTGATTTCCCCCTGTCGGTTTTTCAGCAGGGCGATGGCCAGATTGACCGGCAGACTGGTGGCATCAGGGCTTTCCACACGCTCACCTAGGGTAAATTGATCCAGAAAAACCCTGTTGTCACTTTCCAGCTGACTTCCCCGTATATCGTAATGCAGATCCAGATTCAATTTGCCTTTTTCCGTTTTGTGGCCCACGTATTTACCCGAGTAGGGGGATAAGGGGCTCAGATTGAAATTCTTAAAATCGATAGCCAGATCCAGCTGGGGAAGAGGCGCTAGAGGATTCATGGTACCCGAGACGATCAGGGGTGCCTGTTGGTCGATCCTGGCGTCAAAACGGAATTGGGCCAGAGCGGCAGGTTCCGAGGAAATACCAGTGATCTCCCCTTGCAGCTGGTCGATGGTGAGGCCATAGCTCGGGCTGATGCTACGGTCATGAACCCTGGCGAGTCCTTTGCTGAGCACGACTCTGTCGATACGCAGTTCGGGTGCTGCTGCGGCCGCCTCTTCCTCGGCATTCAAGACCTTTTCCTTTGCCGATGTCGTTGGCCCGTCACTCCTGGCGAGGCTCGCCAGGTTGATACTCCCGTCTTCGCGAACTACAAGATTCATTGTCGGAGAGTCCAGCCGAATTTCGGCGACATCAAGCTTAAACGGCGTCAGTTCCAAGGCGATGCCGTTAATTCGCAGCGCGTTCCAGGTCAGCAGATCTTCCCCCTGAATGTCGTCCTTGGTCGACAAACGGTTAATCGCGCTGGCACCGGTGAAACGCAGTTGTCCTTCCTGGTCGAAAACAAGATCACCTTGCAGCGCCAGGGAACCGTCGGCTACCAGGACATGGGAATATTCAGTGACGTATGGTTGAAAATCGGCCAGTTGGACAGAGGCGACATCCACCTTGGTTTTTAGAGCGAAGGGAGTCAGGGAGAGAGTACCTTCCCCATTGATTTTGCTGTGCTTGTTCAGGTCGAGCGCAAAGGTGAGACTGCCTTCCGTCCGCGGCAGCGTAGAAAGCCCCCTGGCCTCAAGGGTTACAGCACTGGCACCTAGAGCAATGGACTCTTTCAGGGAATGATCTCTGAACAGAACTTCGCCGTTACGCAAGCGGAAATCATCAACGGTCAATGCCCAGGCAGGAGGGCCGTTGTTTTCTTCGCTGGTATCCTCGCCGGGCGATGGAGGAGAGCCTGTGTTTTTCTCACCTGCAGGAAGCAGGGACAGGGGGAGCAACTTCCCCTCTGACGATTGGATCAGTTCAAAATAGGGAGAATCAACATCGATCCGGGCCAGGTGGATATCGCCCGCCAATAAATCGGAATCCGCCAGAACAACCGTAGTGGCTGGAAGACGAAGGTAGGTTTTATCTTCCTGGTCAGTGACTTCCAGTTCCCTGAGGGTCAATGTTCCCGTCAAGGCCAGCCGGGAGGAACCGTCGGCTCGATCGAGGTAGGAAAGCCTGGTGTCCAGGTCGAGCAAGGCTGATTTAAGCCGTAATGTCGTAGGGTTGGGAACATAAGCCAGGTACTCGGGGATATTGATTCCTTCCATTTTAAGGTCGATATCCGTCGCTCGGGATTCGGCGAAAAGTTTACTTCCTCCGGCAAAGGTAACCGGCGTGCCGTTAACAACCGCAGAAAAAACAGGCTCAACGAAACTTTCGATATTGCTCGGCAGGTTGGAGATGGAAGGAATGGCCAGTCGGAGATCACCAATCTGGTGGACGGTGTCTTTCGGAATATCCCGATAACGGATGGTGCCGCTATCGATTTCGATGTTATTGATGGAGAAGAGAAAGGGCCGTTTATCCCTCTTCGCTTGGGGGGGATCATCGGGCTTCTGCTCTGTCAGCAGATCGGAAAAGGAAAAAGTGTTGTCGGGCAGACGGCTAAAGTCAACGGCCGGATTCGACAGGGATATGGATCGTAGAATCAGCGCTTTTTTGAAAAGGGAAAGACTTTCCAGATTCACATGAAGACGATCAAAGGCGATGAACCGTGTAGAATCGCCTTTGTGGGAAAGATGAAAGCCCTCCACGGTGGCGGAAAGGGTATAGGGGTTCAGTCGCACTTTGGCAATTTCCGTGTTCCTGCCAAGGGCCTCGGATAGTTTGTTTGTCAGCACAGGCTTCAGGATGAGAGGAAGGATGACGAATCCGAGCAGGCTGTACAGAGCCACAGCCATAACGCCGCTGAGGATAATTTTCTGCCAGCGGGGCATTTGTTTAAAAAAGAGGACAGAAGGAGGCATCGTTGGTCTTCCTTTGGTGAAGTTAAGGGCATGGGGACTATTTCTGGAAAGCTATCTCTGAAATTGTTTCACACAGAAGGGGAGTACGCAAGGGGGGCGTGGCTTTTAAGCAGGCAAAAGAGGGGCTGAGAAAAAGAGGATGCTTATCCTATGGCAAACAGCCGGATGAAGTGATTGTAGAGTTCGTGGTCCAGGTCTGAGACCAGGTCCCCTTTCATCATCTTCAGGGCGTCAAAGGTGGTACGGCGCTTGTGGTAGGAACGGTCGGAAGTGAGGGCCTCGTAGATGTCGGCAATGCGACAGATGCGCGCGTAGGGATGAATCTCCACGCGCACAAGGCCGCTCGAGTATCCTTTGCCGTCGTCCCTTTCGTGGTGCTGGGCGGCGACAAGTTTGGCTTCTTCACTGATCGTTGGGCTTTTCTTGAGGATTTCAAGGCCAGCCAGAGGGTGCTGTTGCATGATTTCCCGTTCGGTCGGGGTAAGAGGACCCGGCTTGTTGATGATTTCGAGGGGGATTTTGCATTTGCCCAGGTCGTGCAGAAAAAAGCCGGCCCCCAGGCGGCGGATGTCTTCCTCGGCTTTTTCGCCGTAATAGGAGCGCGCCAGGGCGATACCGAAAATACCGACGTTGGTGCAATGGGTGAAGGTGTTGTTGTCGTAGCCCGCCAGCTTGACCAGGCAGTTGGTCGTGCGGTCATCGCTCATGATCAGGTCGACGGTAGGAGTGATGACCTCCTCCGCCAGGCGCAAAAAGGGAGCCCGGGGATCATCGTAGACTTTGCGCATGATTTCGCGGCAGCAATCGTAGACGGCGCCAGCTTTTTTCTCTGGGGTGCTAACCGGATCGTGCAGAATTTCCTGGGTTACCTTCTGAATATAATCGTAATAAAGATGGGCATCTTTCTCCCGGATGAAGAGATTCTGAATGCCATAAAAGGCCAGTTTTTTTTGGATATCCCGACCAAAAGACAGGCCTTTTCCTGCAAAGAGAACATACTCCGGCTCACCTATGCGCCACAGGTGTGCGCTGACCTTGCGATAGAGGTCGCAGGGTGCGTACTGCTCCTCGTGCAGAAGGGACAGCCCGATGGATATCCATCCCTGCTGGGCCGGAGTAATTTGACTCAGCTTAGATGTCAGGTCTTCCTGTCTGTTCAGCATGGATTCTCGGCGTGTTGAGTCGACATGGGTTTCTGTGCGACCCCGCCTGCAAGGACGGGTGCCGTTTTGGGGACGTTCTTGAACAAAAATAGTCCCTTTCGCGTCCTGGAACAACGAACGGCCAGAGAATAAAGTTGTTCCCGAATGTAAAGTTATGCGGCGATCCTCAGTGTGGCTGGTCATTCTCTGGACGCTCTTCAGCAGAGACTTCCAAAAGTCATGCCAATGGGGTTTTCCTGGGTCGATTCTCCAGGTAGCCCATATTAAAGGACTTTCGGGTGACCTGCCAGAAAGGTGGCGCCAGGTATGCCGTCAAGTTGTGTCATCCAGGCATTGAATGGGGAGGCACAAGTGTAACCTGTGGCATGGAGCGGCTACGCTGAAGGAGCCGAAAAACTTTTGGCTCCCAGCCAATGAAAACCGAGCAGGCCGAGCAGCAGGGCGCCACCTGCCGCAAGGAACAAGAGGGAAGGGCCGGCTATCTCTCCTATATAGCCCAGCAGAAATGATCCGGAAAAAAGACCCAGGTCGATGCTTCCTGTGAAGATTCCCGTGATTTTTCCGCGATTTTGATAACTTTCATGACGAATGGCCATGCTGTTGAGGGTGGGAAAGAGCATGCCGTGCCCGACCCCACAAAGAAGGCCTGCCATGGCAAGCCCAAAGTTTTTCTGGACCAGAGCCAGCGTAAAAAGACCAATGGCGGTAATGGCCAGAGCCCAGGGGAGCAGGCGAATTTCACCGAGACGGTCCGCCAGCTTCCCACCCAGAAACCGAATCATGATGGCCGAACTGGCGTAGGTCAGATAGAACAGGGATATCGGAGACAAGTCGCGAGCCTCAGCAAGGGGCGCTACAAAGTTGCCGCTGGCTGCCTGCCCTATGCCGAAAATAAGGGCGAGGCCGGCTACAATCACGTGTTTTTGCCGGCGGAACAAGGTGAAAAAGGAAGGGGCCTTGCCGTGACTGGGATCAGCAGGCGTTTCGCGAAGAGGCCATTGGACCAGCAGTCCGACGAGCGCCAGGGCTGAGGACATAACAAAAAAATGCGCGAATTCTCCATGGCGTAGCACCCATTCACCAAGGGCGGGACCTACGGCCAGACCGATAAGTCCCGATGTCCCGAACATCCCCAGTCCTTCATTGAGGCGGTCTCGGGGAATGATGTCCGCCATATAGGTGAACACCGCAGTGAAGCAGATGGCGATGCCGATCCCATGAATTACGCGAACGACGAGCAGAGGCCAATAAAAATCGTTCAGCGACCCGGAAAAGGTGAGGTAGGTCAGGGGCATGAGAACGAGGATGAAACAGCCGCACGTATAACTCTTTTTGCGGCCCATCCGGTCAACCATCTCCGATATCCAGGGACGGCAAAGGGCGGATGCAAGGGCGAATGTCCCCATGATGATACCGATATCTCCCTGACTCCCTCCGTGCTCTCCAATAAAAAGGGGAAAGAGGAAAAAGGCCGTAAACGAGGAGACCGTCGTGAGGTTGGCCACAAACATCATCAGAAAGGTGGTGGTGTACAGCATGGGGTTTTACCTTTTTGCTGGAGGAAGATTCCTTATAAGTCGCTCTTAGGAAAAGGTCAAGGAAGCGATGTTTACATCCCCTGTTTTGGCAAATCATGAAAGAGGCCGGGGAGGAATTGTTAACCGTCCAAGGCATGACGGTTGACACCTTTTAAAAAGCCGTGTTAATTTCGCCGCCATGGAGTCAACTCTTTACAGCATTCGTATGCACGCCACCCGGCTGGATACCCATCTCTCCGGTGCCGAGGCACTGGTGAGCGAAACTGAGCTCAAGAGAGCGGCGGCAGACCTTGTGGAGCGGGCCCTAGGCCATTCTAAGGGTAAGGCGCATAGTATCCGGATCAGCATCGATGACCTCACCGATACCGAGGTGGTAAGGGGTCGCCTCCCTGATCTGGTCACCGTCCCTGTCGCTGATTATCTGGACGGTCGTCAGGCGGCAGCAAAACTGCTTCGCTGGGCCGGGGTCTCCAATTTCGCCATCACACGAAGCATGGAGGATCTCGGGCGGGGGGCAGCTCCTGGCAACAAGGCCATGCGTGGCGCCATGTTGGTTGACGCTGTCAGTGGTGAACGCCTTGAACCTGATACCTCCCGCGGGGTGCGGGTCAGTCGGCTTGGTCTGACTCCGGCAACTACGGACGCCTTGCGCAGTGCCCTGCAAACCTTGGGACTGGACAACGACCATGTTCGCGAAGCCCTGGCTTTGGCTGGCAAGGTCCTGGCTTCTGGGCAGGTGCTCGCCGAGCTCTGCTGGTCCGATGATCCCGACTACACGGCGGGTTATGTGGCGGCACCCGGCTTGGGTTATGTCCGCTTCCCCCATCTCAAACCTCTGGGTGAGGATCGCGGCGGCCGTGCTTTTTTTGTGCCCCCCGCGCTGCGAGATCTGACCTCCCTGATATTTTTTCTGCAAGAAACCCCCTGGTTGGCTGATGGCCTCGGCCACCTGCATCCCCCCATCGCTTTGGAGACGCTGCGTGAGCTGTTGGACCGAAGAGCTTGAAATTCTGAAGAAACAGGATATGTTTCGCGCGTTGCGCACCGTAGACAGTTCGCAAGGGACGAAGGTCTTGCTTGCAGAAGGGGAAGTGTTGCTGCTGTGCAGTAACAACTACCTCGGTCTGGCGAGTCATCCCGCCCTGATCGAGGCCGCTGCCAAAGCCGTCAGAGATTGGGGTGCCGGGACGGGGGGCAGCCGCCTTATTTCCGGTTCAATGACACCGCACGCACAACTTGAAGAGAAACTGGCCGCCTTCAAGGGGACCGAGGCGGCCCTGTTGTTCAATTCAGGCTATGCCGCCAATACCGGCCTTCTGCAGGGGCTGTTCGGTCCCGATGACGTCATTTTCTCCGATGCCCTCAACCATGCCTCCATTGTCGATGGCTGCCGTTTGTCCAAGGCAAGGACGGTGATCTATCCCCATGGAGATGCGGCCGCGCTCGAATGCTTGCTGAGTCGGGAAGAAAAAGACCGCCAAGGCCGCTGGGTGATCGTCACTGATGGCGTCTTCAGCATGGACGGCGATGTGGCGCCCCTTGTCGACCTCGTTCGCCTGAAAAAACGATACAACGCCCTGCTCATGGTCGACGACGCCCACGGCACCGGCGTGCTTGGCGAGGGGGGGCGGGGCACCGCCGAGCACCTGGGTTGTCTGGAAGAGGTGGATCTGCACATGGGAACGCTGGGTAAGGCGCTTGGTTGTTTTGGCGCCTATGTGGCGGCCGACCGGGTGATCGTCGACACCCTGATCAACCGATCGCGGTCTTTTATCTTTTCCACGAGCCTGCCGCCTTCGATCCCTGCCTCGGCCATGGCCGCCCTCGACATCGTGCAAAGTGTCGAAGGCGAAAGCCTGCGTCTGGCGCTCTGGAGCAATCGGGCCCTCTTTGCCGAACGCCTGCAAAGGGGAGGGCTGTCGACAGGAGAGAGCACCACGCAGATTGTGCCGGTGCTTACCGGCGAGCCGGCGCCGACCATGAAACTGGCGCAAAGCCTGCTGACTGCCGGCATCTTTGTCCAGGGCATCCGTCCGCCGACGGTTCCTGCCGGGAACTGTCGCTTGCGCGCTACCCTTATGGCAACCCATGCTCCCGGTGACCTGGAAAGAGCCGCCGACCTCATTCTGCAGGCCATGGCCGGGGTATTCCGATGAAGACTTTTGTGCTGCCGGACGGCCGCCGGATGGCGTATCGGGAATCCGGGTCGGGGCCTGCGCTGATCCTGCTGCACGGTTGGAGTATGTCCTCTGCCGTTTTCAGTGAAGCGGTGGAGGCGTTTTCTGGCTCGTTCCGGGTATTGGTTCCTGACCTGCGTGGACACGGCCAGTCGGATCCTGGGCCAGGTTACGGGCTTGATGCCCTGACCGGCGATGTGGCCATCTGGCTGGAAAAGATGGTGAAGGGCGAGGTGTCTCTGCTTGGCTGGTCACTTGGTGGACAGGTAGCCCTGCAACTGGCCAGCGGGTTGAAGGAGAAGGTTGCCAGAGTCATTCTGCAATCCACGACGCCTCGTTTCGTGGCCGGCGACGGCTGGAGCGCGGGACTTCCCAGCGGTCAGGTCAAGGCGATGACGCGCGACCTGCGCCGCAACTATCGCAAGGCCATGGGAGACTTTTTCGCCCAACAATTCGAAGAAGGGGAAATGTCGCGGGAACGATTCTGGCGTGTCGTTGATTTTGCCGTGCGTGCCGGTCGTCTCCCCCTTGGCGAGGTGGCGCTCGCGACCTTGGACACCTTGGCTACGGCCGATCAGAGGGCGTCTCTGGCTGATATTGATGTGCCTGTTCTGGTCGTGCATGGGGAAAAGGACCGGATTATCCCTTTTGCAGCCGGAGCCTATCTGGCTAACCACCTGCCTGTCGCCCGCCTCGCTGCTTTGCCTGCGGCTGGCCATGCCCCATTTCTGAGTTCGCCAGAGGAAGTTTTTGCGCTGTGGAGAGAGTTTTTACCATGACCGCATCCCCGGCTGTGCGTTCCCGCGTGCAACGTCATTTTTCCAGTCATGCCCAGGAATACGAGCGCTATGCCGTGGTGCAGGCGCGGGTCATCGAGCGTCTGGTCGGGTTGCTGCATGAGCGGGCCCCTTTCCGCGGCCCCGTGCTGGACATCGGCTGCGGTACGGGCCTTCTCGCTGCGGCCCTGCGCCCCCTGTGTCCTCAGTCCACCCTGGTCATTTCCGATCTTGCCCACGGTATGACCAGCCAGGCCAGGTTGCGTCTGCCCGAAGCCCTGGCTCTCGATGCTGATGGCTGTGCGCTTCCCCTGGCCGCAGAGTGCTTCTCTCTGGTTTGTTCGGCATCTGTTTATCAGTGGGTGGATGACCTGGAAAAAGCCTTTGCTGACGCCGCCAGGGTGCTGATGCCTGGGGGTGTTTTCGCTTTTGCTCTTTTCGGGGAAGAAACCCTCTTTGAGTTGAAGAATTCCCATTATTTTGCCCTCTCTCAGGCAGGGAGTGAAAGAGCTTCCCATTTTCAGACTTTTCCCAGCCTGAAGGCGGTCAGCGACGCTATGGAGGGAAAGAACTTTGCCTCTATAAATTTATTTGAGGAACATGAGGTCGAATACCATCGGGATGTTGCCCGGTTGTTACGCTCTCTCAAGGGGATAGGTGCGCAGAATGCTTCCGCAGATCGTCCGAACGGCCTGGCGTCACGACAGGTCATGCAGTGCATGACCGAACACTACACCCGGCGGCATGGCGGTCCTCAAGGGATTCCGGCCACTTATCATGTCATCTATGGATGTGGAGTAAAAGGCGGCTGAGCAGAGATAATCTTACTCGACGCAGAGGATGGCGCATTTGAGATATTCCGTTTCGGGGCAGGACAACAGAATCGGGTGGTCATAGGCCTGACTGCGCATCTCCAGCAGGCGGATGGCCCGGCCCGCCTGCACGGCGGCCTTGCTCAGCGTGTCGAGGAAGATGTCCCGGCTCATATGGTGGGAGCAGGAACAGGTGAAGAGATAGCCGCCAGGGCTCACCGCTTCCATGGCCCGGCGATTGATCGTCAGGTAGCCTTTGATGGCCTCGGGGAGCTTCTTGCGACTTTTAACGAAGGCCGGTGGGTCGAGGACAATGGTGTCGAAGGTTTGGTTCTTTTGGTTGAGGCTGCGTAGAAAATCGAAGACATCGGCTCTTTCGAAAGAACAGTGGCCTTCAACAAAATTCAGACGGGCATTTTCTCGTGCCAGGGTCAGGGCGCCTTCCGAGATGTCGATGCCCACCACCTCTTTGGCTCCGTAGCGGGCGGCATGAACCGACCAGCTTCCCGAGTAGCAGAACAAATCAAGCACCCTTTGGCCAGATACGAAAGGCTTCAAGGCCAGATGATTCTCTTTCTGGTCCAGAAAATGCCCCGTCTTTTGTCCCCCCAGAACATCAACACGGAAGCGCAGGCCATGTTCCGTCATAATGACGTCTTCGGGAAGTTCGCCTTGCAGAATTTCAACGCTGCAGTCGAGGCCTTCAAGTTCGCGCACGGCCACATCGTTACGGGCGACAATGGCTTTGGGCTGCAAGAGCTCGGTCAGCGCCTGCAGAATAGCCTGGCGTCGACACTCCATACCCAGGGTGAGAAACTGCAGGGAGAGCACATCGCCGTAGCGGTCGACCACAAGGCCAGGCAGGCCGTCGGCCTCGCCATGCACCAGGCGCATGGTGACCAGATCACCGTAAAAACGCTGGCGATAGAGAAGCGCCGCCCTGAAGCGGCCGTGAAAAAAACTCGGGGTGTCAATGGATTCCCTGGCGCGGGAGAGGATGCGGGCAGCAATGAGAGAATGGGGATTATAGTAGGCCATGCCCAGAAATTCCCCCCGATGCGTGAAAACCTCGACGGCCTCCCCCGGATGGGTGGAGCGGTCGAGGTTTTCAATTTCATTGCTGAATACCCAGGGGTGTCCGGCGCGGGCGCGGCGGTCGTGGCCTGCACGCAGGGTTAGTCGGGTCATGGCTCCGAAGGGGCCTCGAAAAGCGACTGGACGATGCGGCGGGCTTCTTTGGAAACAACGTGATAGTAGACTTCGACCCCTTCACGCTGGCCCTCGATAATGCCCTTGTTCTTGAGAAGGGCCAGGTGCTGAGAGACGGTGGCCTGAGGAAGCGCAAGGCATTCCCAGATCTTTTTGACGTTGCATGTCTGGGAAATCAGCCCCGCGATGATTTTCAGGCGAACTGGATGCCCAAGAACCTTAAGGATTTCGGCTTCCCGATCGTAGTTCTGCATTTTGTCAAATTCCAGCTTTTCCATGATTGGACCCTTCTTTCATTGGATTGTAAAATGCATTGAAATATTCGGATTTTAGTTTTCTCTTAATGCAAATGTCAAGCAGTAAGAGCAATAGTTAGAGCAGCTTCATTACATCGCTGAAAAATGTGTGGGTATCATTGTGCTCGACTTGCCTTCTTTGTGTGGGTAAACTGTTCCACCGAACGCTAATATTCTCCCGTTTTTCCGCGGCGGACTCCGTTCCTGGCGCGCAATGAAAGGTTCTGCTTAACGATGATTATGGCTGTTGCTCTGTTTTTTGTCGGAATAGCTGTTCTCTATTATGCCGCCGAGTTTCTGGTTGAGGGCAGTTCACGATTTGCCATATCCTTTGGCATTCGCCCCCTTGTTATCGGTATGACCGTTGTGGCTCTTGCGACCAGCATGCCCGAAATGATGGTCTCGCTGTTGGCGGCAGTCAAGGGATCCTCCGATCTGGCCGCAGGTAATATTATCGGTTCAAATATTGCGAATGTGGGGTTGATACTGGGTGTCGCCGCCGTTTTTCAACCGGTATCCGTCACCCGCAAGACCGTTCTGCGTGAAATTCCCATTATGGTCGGTGCCTCCGTGCTCCTGTGGTTTTGTGCACTGGATGGCGTGCTCTCGGCTGGCGACGGCCTGTTGCTGGTAACCTCTCTGGGGGCCTTTCTCCTGTACTGCCTGAAAAACGCCAAAAACGAGGAAGGGGCGCCTGAAATTCCTGAAGGGATGGTGCGCAGGGAAAAGGCCCATCGTAAAAAGGATGTACTCTACATCCTTTTCGGCATCGTTGGTCTGGCTGCCGGCGCCGAGATGATGGTGCGTTCCGGTGTTTTTATCGGCCGATCCCTCGGTATTTCCGAGATGGTTATCGGTCTCTCCGTCATCGCCCTGGGGACGAGCCTTCCCGAATTGGCTGCGTCTTCGGTAGGCGCCTGGCGCGGTGAGTCGGACCTGAGTGTCGGTAATGTTATCGGCAGTAATATCTTCAATATCTTCTTTGTGCTGGGGGTATGCGCCCTTATCAGACCCTTGCCTATCCAGGCTTCAGTGCTGCGCTTTGAGCTGCCGATCATGATCCTGTTCAGCGCTGCCTTGATCCCCCTTATGCACCGGGGACTTGTCCTGGGGCGCCGAGAAGGGATCTTTCTTTTGGCGGCTTACCTATTGTTTATCTGGAGATTATTCTGGTGATGAAATCTTCAATCTTTTGTCCCCTTGGCCTTCTCTTCTGTTTCTTGATGGTCATCAGCGCCCCAGCGCAGGAAATTGCCGCTGACGAAGCGGCCCTATCCACGGTGACGCCCATTGCTGAAATATTGGGGGAAAATTACTACTATGATATTTCTTTTCTCTGGTTTGATCACCTGGCGGAAGGCCGGATCATGTTGGAGAAGGGCGAGCAGTCCGATACCTATCGCGCCATGCTCGAGGCGAGGACCCTTGGTGTCGCGGCCTGGCTGACGGGAGACCGCGTGCAGCGTTATGTCTCGGTGATGCGGGTGGCAGATGATGGGTCCTTGAGTTCGCTTATCTACGAATCGCACATCCTCAAGAAGAAAAAGGGCAAAATTGACAATCGGGTGAAGCGTT
Protein-coding regions in this window:
- a CDS encoding 6-carboxyhexanoate--CoA ligase → MESTLYSIRMHATRLDTHLSGAEALVSETELKRAAADLVERALGHSKGKAHSIRISIDDLTDTEVVRGRLPDLVTVPVADYLDGRQAAAKLLRWAGVSNFAITRSMEDLGRGAAPGNKAMRGAMLVDAVSGERLEPDTSRGVRVSRLGLTPATTDALRSALQTLGLDNDHVREALALAGKVLASGQVLAELCWSDDPDYTAGYVAAPGLGYVRFPHLKPLGEDRGGRAFFVPPALRDLTSLIFFLQETPWLADGLGHLHPPIALETLRELLDRRA
- a CDS encoding DUF748 domain-containing protein; this translates as MPPSVLFFKQMPRWQKIILSGVMAVALYSLLGFVILPLILKPVLTNKLSEALGRNTEIAKVRLNPYTLSATVEGFHLSHKGDSTRFIAFDRLHVNLESLSLFKKALILRSISLSNPAVDFSRLPDNTFSFSDLLTEQKPDDPPQAKRDKRPFLFSINNIEIDSGTIRYRDIPKDTVHQIGDLRLAIPSISNLPSNIESFVEPVFSAVVNGTPVTFAGGSKLFAESRATDIDLKMEGINIPEYLAYVPNPTTLRLKSALLDLDTRLSYLDRADGSSRLALTGTLTLRELEVTDQEDKTYLRLPATTVVLADSDLLAGDIHLARIDVDSPYFELIQSSEGKLLPLSLLPAGEKNTGSPPSPGEDTSEENNGPPAWALTVDDFRLRNGEVLFRDHSLKESIALGASAVTLEARGLSTLPRTEGSLTFALDLNKHSKINGEGTLSLTPFALKTKVDVASVQLADFQPYVTEYSHVLVADGSLALQGDLVFDQEGQLRFTGASAINRLSTKDDIQGEDLLTWNALRINGIALELTPFKLDVAEIRLDSPTMNLVVREDGSINLASLARSDGPTTSAKEKVLNAEEEAAAAAPELRIDRVVLSKGLARVHDRSISPSYGLTIDQLQGEITGISSEPAALAQFRFDARIDQQAPLIVSGTMNPLAPLPQLDLAIDFKNFNLSPLSPYSGKYVGHKTEKGKLNLDLHYDIRGSQLESDNRVFLDQFTLGERVESPDATSLPVNLAIALLKNRQGEISLDIPVRGDLSDPEFSVGGVVLQVLVNLMTKAATSPFALLGSLIPEGEDLQYIPFEPGETSLGMAALDKLPLVANVLLERPGLKMDLAGQVDLVMDSRALAKKQLLKRIKLEKLKSTRVNTSKPDEDIPLSEEEYAFYLERIYRQALQSLPQDAQKVQTPSSLPEPAETLEQRESFLLDTMKISDEDLRLLAIGRANSTLEHLTGVGQVDSERLFVIEPQISSVDESKMNGQAVVKLLIK
- the bioF gene encoding 8-amino-7-oxononanoate synthase is translated as MSCWTEELEILKKQDMFRALRTVDSSQGTKVLLAEGEVLLLCSNNYLGLASHPALIEAAAKAVRDWGAGTGGSRLISGSMTPHAQLEEKLAAFKGTEAALLFNSGYAANTGLLQGLFGPDDVIFSDALNHASIVDGCRLSKARTVIYPHGDAAALECLLSREEKDRQGRWVIVTDGVFSMDGDVAPLVDLVRLKKRYNALLMVDDAHGTGVLGEGGRGTAEHLGCLEEVDLHMGTLGKALGCFGAYVAADRVIVDTLINRSRSFIFSTSLPPSIPASAMAALDIVQSVEGESLRLALWSNRALFAERLQRGGLSTGESTTQIVPVLTGEPAPTMKLAQSLLTAGIFVQGIRPPTVPAGNCRLRATLMATHAPGDLERAADLILQAMAGVFR
- a CDS encoding MFS transporter; this translates as MLYTTTFLMMFVANLTTVSSFTAFFLFPLFIGEHGGSQGDIGIIMGTFALASALCRPWISEMVDRMGRKKSYTCGCFILVLMPLTYLTFSGSLNDFYWPLLVVRVIHGIGIAICFTAVFTYMADIIPRDRLNEGLGMFGTSGLIGLAVGPALGEWVLRHGEFAHFFVMSSALALVGLLVQWPLRETPADPSHGKAPSFFTLFRRQKHVIVAGLALIFGIGQAASGNFVAPLAEARDLSPISLFYLTYASSAIMIRFLGGKLADRLGEIRLLPWALAITAIGLFTLALVQKNFGLAMAGLLCGVGHGMLFPTLNSMAIRHESYQNRGKITGIFTGSIDLGLFSGSFLLGYIGEIAGPSLLFLAAGGALLLGLLGFHWLGAKSFSAPSA
- a CDS encoding methyltransferase domain-containing protein, whose translation is MTASPAVRSRVQRHFSSHAQEYERYAVVQARVIERLVGLLHERAPFRGPVLDIGCGTGLLAAALRPLCPQSTLVISDLAHGMTSQARLRLPEALALDADGCALPLAAECFSLVCSASVYQWVDDLEKAFADAARVLMPGGVFAFALFGEETLFELKNSHYFALSQAGSERASHFQTFPSLKAVSDAMEGKNFASINLFEEHEVEYHRDVARLLRSLKGIGAQNASADRPNGLASRQVMQCMTEHYTRRHGGPQGIPATYHVIYGCGVKGG
- a CDS encoding alpha/beta fold hydrolase, yielding MKTFVLPDGRRMAYRESGSGPALILLHGWSMSSAVFSEAVEAFSGSFRVLVPDLRGHGQSDPGPGYGLDALTGDVAIWLEKMVKGEVSLLGWSLGGQVALQLASGLKEKVARVILQSTTPRFVAGDGWSAGLPSGQVKAMTRDLRRNYRKAMGDFFAQQFEEGEMSRERFWRVVDFAVRAGRLPLGEVALATLDTLATADQRASLADIDVPVLVVHGEKDRIIPFAAGAYLANHLPVARLAALPAAGHAPFLSSPEEVFALWREFLP
- a CDS encoding HD domain-containing phosphohydrolase gives rise to the protein MLNRQEDLTSKLSQITPAQQGWISIGLSLLHEEQYAPCDLYRKVSAHLWRIGEPEYVLFAGKGLSFGRDIQKKLAFYGIQNLFIREKDAHLYYDYIQKVTQEILHDPVSTPEKKAGAVYDCCREIMRKVYDDPRAPFLRLAEEVITPTVDLIMSDDRTTNCLVKLAGYDNNTFTHCTNVGIFGIALARSYYGEKAEEDIRRLGAGFFLHDLGKCKIPLEIINKPGPLTPTEREIMQQHPLAGLEILKKSPTISEEAKLVAAQHHERDDGKGYSSGLVRVEIHPYARICRIADIYEALTSDRSYHKRRTTFDALKMMKGDLVSDLDHELYNHFIRLFAIG